In the Streptomyces sp. NBC_00525 genome, one interval contains:
- the obgE gene encoding GTPase ObgE, with product MTTFVDRVELHVAAGNGGHGCASVHREKFKPLGGPDGGNGGRGGDVTLVVDQSVTTLLDYHHHPHRKATNGQPGGGDHRTGKEGQDLVLPVPDGTVVLDRRGNVLADLVGQGTAFVAGQGGRGGLGNAALASARRKAPGFALLGEPGEARDIVLELKTVADVALVGYPSAGKSSLISVLSAAKPKIADYPFTTLVPNLGVVTAGSTVYTIADVPGLIPGASQGKGLGLEFLRHVERCSVLVHVLDTATLESDRDPVSDLDIIEEELKLYGGLEDRPRIVVLNKIDVPDGRDLAEMIRPDLEARGYRVFEVSAVARTGLKELSFALAGIIAEARAAKPVEEATRIVIRPKAVDDAGFTVTLDEEEGVYRVRGEKPERWVRQTDFNNDEAVGYLADRLARLGVEDQLRKAGARAGDGVAIGAEDNAVVFDWEPTVTAGAEMLGRRGEDHRLEEPRPAAQRRRDREAERDEAAQEYQDFDPFA from the coding sequence ATGACCACCTTCGTGGACCGCGTCGAACTGCATGTCGCCGCGGGTAACGGAGGCCACGGCTGTGCCTCCGTTCACCGTGAGAAGTTCAAGCCGCTGGGCGGCCCGGACGGCGGCAACGGCGGTCGCGGCGGCGATGTGACCCTGGTCGTCGACCAGTCCGTCACCACGCTCCTCGACTACCACCACCACCCCCACCGCAAGGCCACCAACGGCCAGCCCGGCGGCGGCGACCACCGCACCGGCAAGGAGGGCCAGGACCTGGTCCTGCCCGTGCCGGACGGCACCGTCGTCCTGGACCGCCGGGGCAACGTGCTCGCCGACCTCGTCGGCCAGGGCACCGCCTTCGTCGCCGGCCAGGGCGGCCGCGGCGGCCTCGGCAACGCCGCGCTGGCCTCCGCCCGCCGCAAGGCCCCCGGCTTCGCGCTGCTGGGCGAGCCCGGCGAGGCGCGGGACATCGTCCTGGAGCTGAAGACCGTCGCCGACGTGGCCCTCGTCGGCTACCCGAGCGCCGGCAAGTCCTCACTGATCTCCGTCCTGTCGGCCGCCAAGCCGAAGATCGCGGACTACCCGTTCACCACCCTCGTCCCCAACCTGGGCGTGGTCACCGCCGGCAGCACGGTGTACACCATCGCCGACGTGCCCGGCCTGATCCCGGGCGCCAGCCAGGGCAAGGGCCTCGGCCTGGAGTTCCTGCGCCACGTCGAGCGCTGCTCGGTGCTCGTGCACGTACTGGACACGGCCACGCTGGAGTCGGACCGCGACCCGGTCTCCGACCTCGACATCATCGAGGAGGAGCTGAAGCTGTACGGCGGTCTGGAGGACCGGCCCCGCATCGTCGTCCTCAACAAGATCGACGTACCGGACGGCCGGGACCTCGCGGAGATGATCCGCCCCGACCTGGAGGCGCGCGGCTACCGCGTCTTCGAGGTGTCCGCCGTCGCCAGGACCGGGCTCAAGGAGCTGTCCTTCGCGCTGGCCGGCATCATCGCCGAGGCGCGCGCCGCCAAGCCGGTCGAGGAGGCCACCCGCATCGTCATCCGGCCCAAGGCCGTGGACGACGCAGGGTTCACCGTCACCCTGGACGAGGAGGAGGGCGTCTACCGGGTGCGCGGCGAGAAGCCGGAGCGCTGGGTGCGCCAGACCGACTTCAACAACGACGAGGCCGTCGGCTACCTCGCGGACCGGCTCGCCCGGCTCGGCGTCGAGGACCAGCTGCGCAAGGCCGGGGCCCGCGCCGGCGACGGCGTGGCCATCGGCGCCGAGGACAACGCGGTCGTCTTCGACTGGGAGCCCACGGTCACCGCGGGTGCCGAGATGCTCGGCCGCCGCGGCGAGGACCACCGCCTGGAGGAGCCGCGCCCGGCCGCCCAGCGCCGCCGCGACCGCGAGGCGGAGCGCGACGAGGCCGCCCAGGAGTACCAGGACTTCGACCCGTTCGCGTAG
- the rpmA gene encoding 50S ribosomal protein L27, whose amino-acid sequence MAHKKGASSTRNGRDSNAQRLGVKRFGGQAVNAGEILVRQRGTHFHPGTGVGRGGDDTLFALAAGAVEFGTHRGRKVVNIVPIAG is encoded by the coding sequence ATGGCACACAAGAAGGGCGCATCGTCCACCCGGAACGGGCGCGATTCCAATGCTCAGCGGCTCGGCGTGAAGCGCTTCGGCGGCCAGGCCGTCAACGCCGGTGAGATCCTGGTCCGCCAGCGTGGCACCCACTTCCACCCCGGCACGGGCGTCGGCCGCGGTGGCGACGACACGCTGTTCGCCCTCGCCGCCGGTGCGGTCGAGTTCGGCACGCACCGTGGCCGCAAGGTCGTGAACATCGTTCCGATCGCCGGCTGA
- the rplU gene encoding 50S ribosomal protein L21 codes for MYAIVRSGGRQHKVAVGDIVEVDKISTAKVGDTVELSTLLVVDGDAVTSDPWVLDGIKVQAEVVDHHKGAKIDILRYKNKTGYRRRQGHRQQYTAIKVTGIPAAAK; via the coding sequence GCGGTGGTCGCCAGCACAAGGTTGCTGTCGGCGACATCGTTGAGGTTGACAAGATTTCCACTGCCAAGGTGGGCGACACGGTAGAGCTCTCTACCCTGCTCGTTGTCGACGGCGACGCCGTGACCAGCGACCCGTGGGTCCTGGACGGCATCAAGGTCCAGGCCGAGGTCGTGGACCACCACAAGGGCGCGAAGATCGACATCCTTCGCTACAAGAACAAGACCGGCTACCGCCGTCGCCAGGGTCACCGCCAGCAGTACACGGCGATCAAGGTCACCGGTATTCCCGCGGCTGCGAAGTAA